One part of the Anopheles merus strain MAF chromosome 3L, AmerM5.1, whole genome shotgun sequence genome encodes these proteins:
- the LOC121599475 gene encoding nucleolar protein dao-5-like, with translation MRLNCGWLLLSLLALFAEARDERAYRGGKADYRKADRKGETQFQHQKTIDGAVLGCYGYVDGQGKMFVTHYLADGSGYRSVSLSAPDKMTRERLKLLRNGEDGPAAELFPVDCTEEGDLGRLKKMAEKIKKDFESSNGEDEPQRNAPSYDGKERASRPKESDKPMESSDMKGDAIQPKKESANAVPADAPNKTGNRLINVRDPSSFRRPVKKPAGSAKSPIGQDPSAQPSSDAMSAPASKPKQAANSEKQPNQVDEPQPKNRAEKPTEKKPSSLAKPNRRPKPDNVPKSNTVDSEAIKPNEELNLTPQQVLPEVQTKKRSEKPDSKNMKPSEDSTSSEDPKIQQDDVSSEKAEDEATEESDDPKQSPKSGKEPTKPQPKKGSEKPDSKNKKPSEDSKSSEDPEIQQDDVSSEKAEDDATEESDDPKQSPKSEKEPTKPQPKKGSEKSDSMNKKPSEDSKSSEDPEIQQDDVSSEIPEDGAAEESDDPKQSPKSAKEPSKSQPKKGSEKHDSKNKKPSEDRKSSEDPEIQQDDVSSEKPEDEAAEESDDPKQSPKSAKEPSKSQPKKGSEKPDSKNKKPSKDSKSSEDPEIQQDDVSSEKPEDEAAEESDDPKQSPKSGKEPSKSQPKKGSEKPDSKNKKPSEDSKSSEDPEIQQDDVSSEKPEDEAAQESDDPKQSPKSGKEPSKSQPKKGSEKPDSKNKKPSKDSKSSEDPEIQQDDVSSEKPEDEAAEESDDPKQSPKSGKEPSKSQPKKGSEKPDSKNKKPSEDSKSSEDPEIQQDDVSSEKPEDEAAQESDNPKQSPKSGKEPSKSQPKKGSEKSDSKNKKPSKDSKSSEDPEIQQDDVSSEKPEDEAAEESDDPKQSPNSTKEPSKSQPKKGSDKPDSKNKKPSEDSKSSEDPEIQQDDVSSEKAEDEAAEESDDPKQSPKSAKEPSKSQPKKGSEKPDSMNKKPSEDSKSSEDPEIQQDDVSSEKPEDEAAEESDDPKQSPKSGKEPSKSQSKKGSDKPDSKNKKPSEDSKSSEDPEIQQDDVSSEKPEDEAAEESDDPKQSSKSAKEPSKSHPKKGSEKPDSKNKKPSEDSKSSEDPEIQQDDVSSEKPEDEAAEESDDPKQSPKSGKEPSKSQPKKGSEKPDIKLAARTQPAESSLTDVFPTPPFEADPFPSRLGLPSDSNDVLAAISRVLPVIRDIGPPFVTTGSPEKVKPSMAPKTSASFNGDVYDEVDDDEDTDAVDAVAPEKQNDSGKPSHSTPSPPSNMGSCIEIILKVPTDARHVIVRTEHPQFKTQEGAPLNELVNKIAPGVYDVQLAKFDKVVFERYDKYAIDEEPQTPNNLGKAFNYDELVPKPSNSGPSQRVPGDSVNAYLPKVDTARSRVGGVGEKMAKADRDEKSTQSQRRIPDRFLAMGRRG, from the exons CAGGGAAAAATGTTTGTCACACACTATTTGGCCGATGGGTCTGGGTACCGAAGTGTGAGTTTATCTGCTCCGGATAAAATGACTCGCGAACGGTTGAAGCTGTTGAG GAACGGTGAGGATGGCCCAGCTGCTGAATTATTTCCCGTCGACTGCACGGAGGAAGGTGATCTGGGGCGTTTGAAGAAAATGGCCGAAAAGATAAAGAAGGATTTCGAAAGTAGCAATGGTGAGGATGAACCGCAGAGGAATGCGCCTTCTTATGATGGGAAAGAAAGGGCGAGCCGGCCGAAAGAAAGCGACAAACCTATGGAAAGCAGCGACATGAAAGGTGATGCGATTCAACCGAAAAAAGAATCTGCAAATGCGGTGCCAGCTGATGCTCCTAATAAAACGGGTAATCGTTTGATTAATGTGAGGGATCCAAGTTCCTTTAGAAGGCCAGTAAAGAAACCTGCAGGAAGTGCAAAGTCTCCAATTGGCCAAGACCCGTCTGCACAACCATCCAGTGATGCAATGTCAGCACCGGCATCTAAGCCGAAGCAAGCGGCAAACTCTGAAAAGCAGCCAAACCAAGTTGATGAACCACAGCCGAAAAATAGAGCGGAGAAACcaacagaaaagaaaccaaGTTCGTTAGCCAAACCAAATAGAAGACCGAAACCAGATAATGTTCCAAAAAGTAACACCGTTGATTCAGAAGCGATTAAGCCTAACGAAGAACTGAACCTGACACCCCAACAAGTCCTACCCGAGGTACAAACCAAGAAGAGATCTGAAAAGCCTGACAGCAAGAACATGAAGCCCAGCGAGGACTCCACGTCATCCGAGGATCCTAAGATTCAACAAGACGATGTGAGCTCAGAGAAAGCTGAAGACGAAGCAACCGAAGAGTCTGATGACCCCAAGCAGTCGCCCAAATCAGGAAAGGAACCGACTAAGCCGCAACCCAAGAAGGGATCTGAAAAGCCTGacagcaaaaacaagaagCCCAGCGAGGACTCCAAGTCATCCGAGGATCCTGAGATTCAACAAGACGATGTGAGCTCAGAGAAAGCTGAAGACGACGCAACCGAAGAGTCTGATGACCCCAAGCAGTCGCCCAAATCAGAAAAGGAACCGACTAAGCCGCAACCCAAGAAGGGATCTGAAAAGTCTGACAGCATGAACAAGAAGCCCAGCGAGGACTCCAAGTCATCGGAGGATCCTGAGATTCAACAAGACGATGTGAGCTCAGAGATACCTGAGGACGGGGCAGCCGAAGAGTCTGATGACCCCAAGCAGTCACCCAAGTCAGCAAAGGAACCGAGCAAGTCGCAACCCAAGAAGGGATCTGAAAAGCATGATAGCAAGAACAAGAAGCCCAGCGAGGATCGCAAGTCATCGGAGGATCCTGAGATTCAACAAGACGATGTTAGCTCAGAGAAACCTGAGGACGAGGCAGCCGAAGAGTCTGATGACCCCAAGCAGTCGCCCAAGTCAGCAAAGGAACCGAGCAAGTCGCAACCCAAGAAGGGATCTGAAAAGCCTGACAGCAAGAACAAGAAGCCCAGCAAGGACTCGAAGTCATCGGAGGATCCTGAGATTCAACAAGACGATGTGAGTTCAGAGAAACCTGAGGACGAGGCAGCCGAAGAGTCTGATGACCCCAAACAATCACCCAAATCAGGAAAGGAACCGAGCAAGTCGCAGCCCAAGAAGGGATCTGAAAAGCCTGACAGTAAGAACAAGAAGCCCAGCGAGGACTCCAAGTCATCGGAGGATCCGGAAATTCAACAAGACGATGTGAGCTCAGAGAAACCTGAAGACGAGGCAGCTCAAGAGTCTGATGACCCAAAACAATCACCCAAATCAGGAAAGGAACCGAGCAAGTCGCAACCCAAGAAGGGATCTGAAAAGCCTGACAGCAAGAACAAGAAGCCCAGCAAGGACTCGAAGTCATCGGAGGATCCTGAGATTCAACAAGACGATGTGAGCTCAGAGAAACCTGAAGACGAGGCAGCCGAAGAGTCTGATGACCCCAAGCAGTCGCCCAAATCAGGAAAGGAACCGAGCAAGTCGCAGCCGAAGAAGGGATCTGAAAAGCCTGACAGCAAGAACAAGAAGCCCAGCGAGGACTCCAAGTCATCGGAGGATCCGGAAATTCAACAAGACGATGTGAGCTCAGAGAAACCTGAAGACGAGGCAGCCCAAGAGTCTGATAACCCCAAACAATCACCCAAATCAGGAAAGGAACCGAGCAAGTCGCAACCCAAGAAGGGATCTGAAAAGTCTGACAGCAAGAACAAGAAGCCCAGCAAGGACTCGAAGTCATCGGAGGATCCTGAGATTCAACAAGACGATGTGAGCTCAGAGAAACCTGAAGACGAGGCAGCCGAAGAGTCTGATGACCCCAAGCAGTCGCCCAATTCAACAAAGGAACCGAGCAAGTCGCAGCCGAAGAAGGGATCTGATAAGCCAGACAGCAAGAACAAGAAGCCCAGCGAGGACTCCAAGTCATCGGAGGATCCTGAGATTCAACAAGACGATGTGAGCTCAGAGAAAGCTGAAGACGAGGCAGCCGAAGAGTCTGATGACCCCAAGCAATCACCCAAATCAGCGAAGGAACCAAGCAAGTCGCAGCCCAAGAAGGGATCTGAAAAGCCTGACAGCATGAACAAGAAGCCCAGCGAGGACTCGAAGTCATCGGAGGATCCTGAGATTCAACAAGACGATGTTAGCTCAGAGAAACCTGAAGATGAGGCAGCCGAAGAGTCTGATGACCCCAAGCAATCACCTAAATCAGGAAAGGAACCGAGCAAGTCACAGTCCAAGAAGGGATCTGATAAGCCTGACAGCAAGAACAAGAAGCCCAGCGAGGATTCCAAGTCATCGGAGGATCCTGAGATTCAACAAGACGATGTGAGCTCAGAGAAACCTGAAGACGAGGCAGCCGAAGAGTCTGATGACCCCAAGCAATCATCCAAATCAGCGAAGGAACCAAGCAAGTCGCACCCCAAGAAGGGATCTGAAAAGCCTGACAGCAAGAACAAGAAGCCCAGCGAGGACTCCAAGTCATCGGAGGATCCGGAAATTCAACAAGACGATGTGAGCTCAGAGAAACCTGAGGACGAAGCAGCCGAAGAGTCTGATGACCCCAAGCAGTCGCCCAAATCAGGAAAGGAACCGAGCAAGTCGCAACCCAAGAAGGGATCTGAAAAGCCTGATATCAAACTTGCTGCTAGAACACAACCGGCAGAATCTTCCCTCACCGATGTCTTCCCAACGCCACCATTTGAAGCAGATCCGTTTCCATCACGACTCGGTCTTCCGAGCGATTCAAATGACGTGCTAGCTGCCATCAGTAGAGTATTACCAGTGATTCGCGATATCGGACCACCGTTCGTTACTACGGGCTCGCCGGAAAAAGTGAAACCATCGATGGCTCCGAAAACATCCGCCTCGTTCAACGGTGACGTGTACGATGAGGTCGATGATGACGAGGACACTGATGCAGTTGATGCAGTTGCACCAGAGAAGCAAAATGATTCGGGAAAACCGAGCCATTccacaccatcaccaccgtcGAATATGGGCAGCTGTATTGAGATCATACTGAAGGTACCGACCGATGCCAGGCATGTTATCGTGCGTACGGAGCATCCTCAGTTCAAAACACAGGAAGGTGCACCGTTGAATGAGCTTGTCAATAAGATTGCGCCCGGGGTGTACGATGTGCAGTTGGCCAAGTTTGACAAGGTGGTGTTTGAAAGGTATGACAAATATGCAATCGATGAAGAACCGCAAACACCCAACAACCTCGGCAAGGCATTCAACTACGACGAGCTGGTACCGAAGCCAAGCAATTCGGGCCCCAGTCAACGAGTGCCTGGAGACAGCGTTAATGCTTATCTGCCCAAGGTTGATACTGCTCGATCACGGGTAGGTGGTGTGGGTGAAAAGATGGCAAAAGCGGACAGGGATGAGAAAAGCACTCAAAGCCAGCGTCGTATTCCGGATAGATTTTTAGCGATGGGCCGACGAGGTTGA
- the LOC121599476 gene encoding uncharacterized protein LOC121599476 — MSLLVLITLLLVLSTQAYEFTCSYTACTVSNIHITYDGLYAFSFIPNGTDALFLKGAKGKLADFSFLESAPYLVQFVLERCKFGELVIPAFKTPSTVILKHVSVKTIRFHSGGQMLRDVRLCGTAFKDIPNTVLQLLGVIQLEQSHSPMRHLQLSVLRHMKSLVNLNLSYNKIQTITADSEGVCCEKLECLNLIGNSLKQFDFAVVMYMPQFQRLFLGNNQIATISVEANQPYTGKQRFCSWKSYYLKLIEAGMEIPKPPCVDYFAKLNGITLNHNKLTTIDMSLFERMNMLDELDLAYNPLKSVKIVKEKGPISFNLSLLKGEAGYLHDLPPEVFTRV, encoded by the exons ATGAGTTTGCTTGT CTTAATCACCCTGCTATTGGTGCTTTCGACGCAAGCATACGAGTTCACCTGCTCCTACACTGCGTGCACCGTGTCCAATATACACATTACCTACGACGGGCTGTACGCCTTCAGCTTCATTCCCAACGGAACGGATGCGCTGTTTTTGAAAGGTGCCAAAGGGAAACTGGCGGACTTTTCCTTTCTCGAAAGCGCTCCCTATCTCGTGCAGTTTGTACTGGAAAGGTGTAAGTTTGGTGAGCTGGTTATACCCGCCTTTAAAACCCCTTCAACGGTGATATTAAAACACGTGTCGGTGAAAACCATTCGATTCCATTCCGGTGGTCAAATGCTACGGGACGTCAGATTATGTGGCACAGCATTCAAGGACATTCCTAACACAGTACTGCAACTATTGGGTGTTATACAGCTAGAGCAAAGCCATTCCCCTATGCGACACTTGCAGCTAAGTGTACTTAGGCACATGAAAAGCCTCGTGAATCTAAACCTGTCCTACAACAAGATACAAACCATAACTGCCGACTCGGAGGGTGTTTGCTGTGAGAAGCTGGAGTGTTTAAACTTGATTGGTAATTCGCTGAAGCAGTTCGATTTTGCAGTTGTGATGTACATGCCGCAATTTCAGCGTCTTTTCCTCGGCAACAATCAAATAGCAACGATAAGTGTAGAGGCAAATCAGCCCTACACAGGTAAGCAGCGCTTCTGCTCGTGGAAGTCTTACTACCTTAAGCTGATTGAAGCAGGTATGGAGATTCCCAAACCACCGTGCGTGGATTATTTTGCCAAGCTCAACGGAATTACGCTAAACCACAACAAACTGACAACGATCGATATGAGCCTGTTCGAACGGATGAACATGCTGGATGAACTAGATTTAGCGTACAATCCTTTAAAATCAGTGAAGATAGTGAAGGAAAAAGGGCCAATCTCATTCAACCTTAGCCTGCTGAAAGGTGAAGCTGGATATTTGCACGACTTACCGCCGGAAGTGTTCACGAGGGTTTAA
- the LOC121599886 gene encoding uncharacterized protein LOC121599886: MIKYFLVLATVVALGQALHYGDEGIDVKINVEKNSNSYLTGRLPQGSFEYGLDVVKQKDNHFQHKVKGPDDVTYGCYGFVDPDGKPHLVHYVSDLKGYRIVPPESATKIYISRLERSINNVYQASQEKNVQWKDLFFPPACKQLYTETKVAAPPTTPRPTPPRTPSTTRRPAPTTRRTTPAPPPPAPAEPEFTASSNLCPSVVQAPPADLRSAQPACSSVCGELKDELKDIKAKLKTLLDTLAEKPKGRAGNGGGKFAYFPVMLSDGLPDGVDASSAQFAFPAVPQQCGRQ; the protein is encoded by the exons atgaTCAAATATTTCTTAGTG CTAGCGACGGTTGTTGCACTCGGCCAAGCGCTTCACTACGGTGACGAGGGCATCGACGTGAAGATCAATGTGGAGAAAAACTCCAACTCCTACCTGACCGGCCGGCTGCCGCAGGGCTCGTTCGAGTACGGGCTGGACGTGGTGAAGCAGAAGGACAACCATTTCCAGCACAAAGTCAAGGGCCCGGACGACGTGACGTACGGCTGCTACGGCTTCGTCGACCCGGACGGTAAGCCCCATCTGGTGCACTACGTGTCCGACCTGAAGGGGTACCGTATCGTGCCGCCAGAGTCCGCCACCAAGATCTACATTTCGCGCCTCGAGCGTAGCAT AAACAATGTGTACCAAGCGTCCCAGGAAAAGAACGTCCAGTGGAAGGATCTGTTCTTCCCGCCGGCCTGCAAGCAGCTGTACACCGAGACGAAGGTTGCCGCACCACCAACCACTCCACGACCAACGCCACCACGCACGCCCTCGACAACGCGTCGCCCCGCTCCTACCACCCGCCGTACGACTCCGGCCCCACCGCCACCGGCGCCAGCCGAGCCCGAGTTCACCGCGTCCAGCAACCTGTGCCCGTCGGTTGTGCAGGCACCGCCGGCCGATCTTCGGTCCGCCCAGCCCGCCTGCTCCTCCGTCTGCGGTGAGCTGAAGGACGAGCTGAAGGACATTAAGGCGAAGCTGAAGACGCTGCTGGACACGCTGGCGGAAAAGCCGAAGGGAAGGGCGGGCAATGGTGGGGGCAAGTTTGCCTACTTCCCGGTGATGCTCAGTGACGGACTGCCGGACGGTGTCGATGCCAGCTCGGCCCAGTTTGCGTTCCCGGCCGTCCCGCAGCAGTGCGGTCGACAGTGA